The window gtcgtcgagaagccATGCGCTCCACCCTTCTACAACTGGCCGTCCTCAATCTTCTTCAGGCAGGCCGGAAACTCGGACCAGTCgcgcatgacgacgacggcgccggcatcttTGAGGATCTGCTCCATCTCGGGCTGCTTGGCCGGCGCGTAGGGGCCGACGTAGCCGATGACCTTGATTCCGGCGCGTGTGCCGCTCAGGGTGCCGCTCTTGCTGTCCTCGATGGCCACTGTCTCGCTCGCCTTCTTGCCCAGCCGCTTGAGCGCGTGGAGGTAGATGGCCGGGTCGGGCTtgctcgtcggcttctcgAGGCtcgtggcggccgagaagacgacgtcgccgacaaaGTACTTGTCCTGGCCGACCTTTTCGATCGAGGCTCGCACGCGGcgcagcgccgacgacgacaccacCGAGAGCAGGTACTtgcccgaggcggcgagcctctcgagctgctcgtccACGCCGGGGCAGGGGCGCAGGTCTTTCTTGAGcttggcgatgacggcctcctcctccatgaGCACGTACTTTtccatggcggcgggcgTGATGTCCATGTCGTACTCCTTCTGCAACGTCAAGAGCATGCCGCGGAAGTTCTGACCCACGAACTCGACGATGAGCGAGTCGCCCGTGAACCTCTTGGCCACGCCGCGTTCGGCGCAGGCGCCGTTGATCACATCGGCACAGGCCTCGAAGGCGAGCTCCTCCGAGAGGACGAGCGTGTTGTCGCAGTCGAAGAGAAGCGTGCTGATCTGCGAGCGAGCCGTCAGCCGAGCCTCCGCGTCCCGGCGTGCCCGCAGCGTCACCCGCGGGCACGCGTCTTCTACTGCCCGTCCGGCTCCCTACGTACCTCGGGCATCGTGACGGCGTCGCGGTACTGGTCGGAAATATGGGGAGAAGGGCAGAGGGAGGGTTAAGGAGAGAGTGGCAATGGTCCAGTACGTGGAGGGCGAGGTGAAGATGAAGGCAGAGAGGTAGGGAGGGTTGGTTGAGGGGGAGAAACGAGACACCCGCGTCGTCGTGACTTCCTCGGTGTGGGTGTGaaggagtactgtagacgaGCGGGAAGGAAGAGCTTGGCTTGTGGCCGAAacgcacctgcacctgccgGCCTTGAGTTTTATTACCACGTGTGTGCGCGAGGCAAGTGCGAGGAGTAGAGAGCAAGTCGGCAGCGAAACTACAGCACcgtgcggagtaatacttgcagtgaTACAGCGAGTCCGTGGAGAGCGCAGCAGCTgacagtgcttgtacgtacaagtatgtacaagtatgtcCAAGTAGGCCTACCATCGCTGTattacggcgtacggagtaccgaacAATACGTGCATGCAGCACACGAATGAATCACCCGCAGCAAGCGCCGCCCATTGTCCGTCGTCATCCCACCCATCACATAATCGTCCAGGTACAAGACTAGCAGCAGGTAGCCCAAACCCAGTGGTCGGTGGTGGTACGCGAGCAGCGATAAATACCTCAAAACTCATGGCCGGCCGTTCGGCCCCCTCCGTATTCATCCACTGATTTCTCCATGGCGTCGTGCCCGAGGCTCTGCCCGAGACACGCCGGCTGGGAGCTGACCGCCATTCTTCCCCGTCCGCGTCCCCACCCCacccctcctcggccaagAGGGGTGCTGTCGTCATGACAGTGGCCCCGCCAACCGCCCAGCATggcattacagtacttgtactcgtacggagtacacctacaacacCTACAACACCTAcaacacctacaactacacctacaactacacctacaactacacctacaactacacctacaactacacctacagctacacctacaactacacccacaactacacctacaactacacctataactacacctacaactacacctacaactacacctacaactacacctacaactacacctaccagtattacttgtataTCATTACAAGCACACTTACAcgtaggtgtaggtacaAGTATCGAGCatggagtattacagtaattccggagtacacctgctccgtacatggacatgctGTGATTACTAGGTATTCTAGACCAGAAGTACTACGACGCTAGGTACTCCGATTCCTGCTGTATTCCATCCATCAgccccaagtacatgtacggagtacaactacagacagtacttacactcgCAGCAAGATGtacactgtaagtactccgtaattacgtATGCAAAGAAGCACAAACTGGTGCTGTGCAAcactgtacgaagtactccgtacggagccaTGTACTCCATATGTGCTGCGCACTGTACACCCTGAAGCACCCCCTGGCTTTACAACTTGCAGTCTACAGCACAAGTAGGACCCAGTAATACCCATATTGTCTCGTGCATAACGTTGATTCCATGGTTCTCCTTTCGTCACCTCGACGCTCCAGGCGCGCTGCTGTAGTTCTCATTTACACCCCTGTCCTTGGTAGAGAGTTGCTGCTCAACTTTCCCCCTCGTTGGGGAAGACGCACGGCATCCTTGTGCGAGTGGACAAGGTTAGCAACGGCACCAGCTTTTCAGCTGCACTCGTGTTGATGCTCCGTCGTGCATCGCGCTACagtgcgtgctccgtaccacaACTACAGGTACTCCCTACTACTCTACGGAGCACCGCTACTACGATAGCATTGCCCAGTACCGGCCTCGTACCGTCATCCCTAATGCCGGTATAAAATACACCTAGCATGTTCGCCGTACTTGCATCGGCCACGGTGAAGCGATGGGCACACGCGCCCGAACACGGGACGCTGTCCGTCACATTGCCTGGCCAGTAACAACCCAGGTCGTGTAGTCAGCGTCGGCGTCAGCTGCAGAGCGTCCTGCGGGCTGCTCCCTACCTCCCCAAATATCGATCGCCGCCCTCCCGTCACCTTACGCGAGGGCACGCCGCTCGCATCGAGAGAGCCGATGTCGGTGGAGCGTTCCACGGTCCTCGCGCATGTCCGTGTACGTGCACGGCATGGCGTGCATGGTGTGAATGCCCCGGCGTGAATGCCCCGTCGCCATCGAAACGAGCAGTCAAATCATCTGCGCTGTCTGCGTTGCGGCCACGACGCCATGGGAAACGGCGCTGCGAGCACATCAGCCACCCTGGACTCGCCGGGCAAACCCTCGTTGAATTACTCCCGCATCATCTATGCTCATGTCGTATGCCATGGCGAAAAAAGTGCCCGTTCGACGCAAAAGGCAGACCGTGACGCCGTACACCGTATCAATCAATCAACTCCCTTGGCGAttcatcttcatcgtcggcatcatcacTCGGCGGCAGCCGCATCCGTCCATCCTCCGTCGGACCCACGGCCCGCGCATCTTCTCGCTCGCATGCCGCTTCGCTTGCACTGGCGAGAGAAGGCCCGAGAACTATAGAATCTCCCGCAGCTTCTGCTTCTGAGCCGGCGTCAGGCTCGACGGGAAGTTGACCTTGTACTTGATGACAAAGTCGCCTCGCTGTCCGGGCTtcttcgtcatcggcatACCGAGCCCCGGGTACCGGTCTTCGCTTCCAGGCTGCGTCGGCCCTCCCTTGTCGAGGTGGATCTGTCGACCCTCGatcgtcgtcaccgttcGATTCCATCCCGTCAAGGACTCCTTGAGGCCCAGCGTCACCGTGTGGACGATGTCGTTATCCTCGCGCTTGAAGAGCGGGTGTTCTTTCTGCAGCCTCTCGTCAGCATCGCACCACGCCACGCGCGTCACGTCCGAGGGCAGCCTACCTCTTCCACGATGAAATGCAAGTCCTGGCGCCCGCCCTCGACctggtcgccgacgccgttgaaCTTGATCTTCGATCCCTTCTTCAGACCAGGCTTGATGGGAACCTCCAAGATTTGGTCCGTCTGCACCCGCTTCCCCGATTCGTCAAACGTCTTGCGCTTGATCTTCATCTTCTTCGTCACGCCGTTGAACAGTTCCTCGAGCGAGAGGGGGAGGGGCCGCTCGACCGTCGTGATCTCCGGCGTGGGATCGCGCTTCCGAGCATCGTTGAACCCCCCCCCGGAGGTGcgcatcctcgtccggccgGGACGCCCACCCGCGCCTCCGCCAAAGGAGGAGAAGATGTTGGGgaagtcgtcgtctccggcgccggcgccggtgccTTGTTGCTGCCGCATGAACTCGGAGAAAATGTCTTCGGCGTTGTTGAaggcgaagccgccgccgccgccgccgggagcGTTCCCTGTGCTGAAGTGGAAGGTGCGCGCACCTCCAGCACCggggacgccgccgccaaagtCGAAGCCGCCCGGCATGcctccggcgccgccgtAAGGGTTGCCGCCCGCACCG of the Drechmeria coniospora strain ARSEF 6962 chromosome 01, whole genome shotgun sequence genome contains:
- a CDS encoding psi protein, with translation MVRESKLYDTLNVKPEASQDEIKKGYRKAALKWHPDKNKDSPNAAEKFKECSQAYEILSDPEKRKIYDQYGLEFLLRGGAAPPPDAGAGGNPYGGAGGMPGGFDFGGGVPGAGGARTFHFSTGNAPGGGGGGFAFNNAEDIFSEFMRQQQGTGAGAGDDDFPNIFSSFGGGAGGRPGRTRMRTSGGGFNDARKRDPTPEITTVERPLPLSLEELFNGVTKKMKIKRKTFDESGKRVQTDQILEVPIKPGLKKGSKIKFNGVGDQVEGGRQDLHFIVEEKEHPLFKREDNDIVHTVTLGLKESLTGWNRTVTTIEGRQIHLDKGGPTQPGSEDRYPGLGMPMTKKPGQRGDFVIKYKVNFPSSLTPAQKQKLREIL